The Roseimicrobium gellanilyticum DNA segment AGGTGATCTGCCAGTGGCCCCATTAGACTCAATTCTTGAGCGTCACCGCGTGGCGCCAGTTCAAAGAGATTCCGGAGCAGCGCGTAGATGGCATTCCAAGATGCAGGAACCGCCCGCTTCTTCACGGTGGGTGTCCTTTCGAAGAGGTACAGCTCCTCCAGGACCAGGACGTTCTCCGGGATCTCATACTTGTAGCTGGTATCTTCTCCCTTCTCACTGCCGATGTAGAAGATGCCAAACGTCACCTGCGGCATGGCGGTGATGATCTGATGTACCCACGTGGATACACCACCGGACACGTAGGGGTAGGTGCCTTCCAAGAGGAGGCAGATATCCACAGCAGGTGCATCCGTTTGTTTCATGAGGGGAGAATGGTCAGCTCATCTGATAGTTACTGCTCACCACGGGCGGGGGACTCTGGATGAAAGCGACGTGCATCAGGCGCGGGACGAGGTCTGTGTGCAACGGACTGCCCACAGGCAGCCGCGCCTGCATGGCCTGGGCCTGGGCAGGTTGATTGAGTTGCAGGAAATACATGGCCGCAGCATGAAGGGCGCGTGGATGACTCAGTTCTTCGAGCCTCGGAGAGAGAAGATCCTGCACCCTTTCCACAATGGCTTTGTGCTCAGACGTCGGTGTGAGCGGGGAGCGCAGGAGCGCGAATGCCGCCTCAAGGAACGAAGCAAGAAGGGCGGGGGATTTTCTTGAGGCTGCCTTCTGAGCCAGCATCTGAAAATGATCCTGCAATGTGGCCTGTCCCTCCTGTAGCACGCATTGAGCGTAGAGTTGGAGTTCGGGATCACTGCTTTTGAGCTGACGGCGCAGGAGGGGAATCGTCTCTCTCCAGGGTAGATGCCTCATGCCAGAGACCAGTGGACGCAGCTCAGCAACTTCCAGAGTGCGGCATAGATGAAGCAGGGAGTGTGTCTGGACCTCCGGTGGTTGAGCGCGACCCCTTCCACGCAGCAAGGAATTCCCGATGCGGATTTCACCCATGTCATGGTGACGACGTGGCATGCAGCCGAGCGTCAATGCAGCGGCCAGCAGAGGCGCGCAGAATGCCGCCAGCCACAGGGCCGGATGCCAGTCCACGATGGCAAAGAGCGTGGTCATGATGCCTGTTGCAAGAGTTGCCAGAGGTCTTCGGCCGAGCTCTCCCCTGAGACAACATGGTGGCGGATGCGCGCTCCAGGAATGGTTTGCACGAGCGCGCGCGACAGCCCCGCAGCTTCTGCCTGACCGGAGAAAGGAAGGAGGACGGCCAGGGCATTCTCATCAGCAAGCTGGGCTGTGATGGCTGTGGATGGCAATGAAACCGACTTGCGACGTATCGGTGTACCGGTGGCAGGGGGATCGATGCGCAGCATGATCGAGGGAATGCCGTGAGTCTGATCCGTGTTGATGGCTTCAGAGAGAAGCGTGGAGAATTCCTGGTGACTTACATTCGCGCCTCTCTCTGAATGACGTGTGAAGTCCTGGCGCAGTGCTGCCAATGCCGAGGCCCAGGAGATGATGAGCTCAAGTCTCGCGAGATTCTGGAGCGTGTAGCTCTCCAGAGGCATGTCTTGAATGAGCAGGACACAGGTATGCCCACGCCCGTCCATCCATGGAAACGCGGCCAGGAAGGGTTGCGCCTGGGTGAGTTCCGTGGCGTCCGGCACACTGGCAAGCGCCTGGGCTGCGAGCGCCTTTTCCGCAAGAGGCGTGGCGGTGAGCAACAGCGACTCTTTGAGCGGTGTGGTGGGATGAAGCGATGCGAGTTGATGCAGCACATGATCCCGCACTTCGTAGATGGCTGCACTGACCATGCCGGTCGCCCGGTGCAGGGCATGCAGCAGTTGCGTATTGAACTGCTCTGGAGGGTGATTAAAGATGCGGGCGAGATCTTCGTCGAGGGGACACAACGGCGCGTTATAGACCGCGAGACGTTGCTGAAGTTGGTGACGTGTGTCGTTGATGATCTGAAGCTGGCTGTGCAACCTGGTGTTCTCCTCACTGAGTTGGGCCGATTCTTGTGCTAGTGCCCGCCGGCTCTTGCCTAGAATGCTCCCGGCTTCTCCGGCCACTGCCCCTGCCACGACAAGCGCGAGCATGTGATAGGAGTGGAGATGCAGTGCCTCTGCCAAAGTGATGACTTCCTTCTGACTTACCGCCAGGGCGACCCCTGCGCTGGTGACGAGCCCCGTCAGAAGACCAGGAATGAACCCATAGCGAATACCCACCAACATGGAGGGAATGAGCCACGGAGTAGGATTCAGGCCCAGCCATCCGGGATCGTTCTGGCCCAGCAGGTGATTGGCACCAGCCAGCAGCAACGTGAGCACGATGAAGTCTCGCGCGGCTTTGCCTGTGCTGCCAGTGGCGTCCACTTGGGTGGGTGGGAGTTGAGAGAGGGAAGTGATGAGCTGACGTGGGTGAAATTGCGACTACTGGCAGACTTCCTCCTCAGATGAAGAAGGCTGCTCGTCTGGCTGGAAATGCGGGATGCCCTGCAGATCCGGCGTGCCAACAAAGGGGATGCAGCCCTGCGCCTCGATGCGCCGCGCCGTCGTGCGGGCCAGAGAGGCGTTGTTGGGCGCCACGTAGTCCACCACAAACACGGGAAGCCCCAGCCGCTGGATGCGAGCCACGTGGGAGAGCAACCATTTGGCATCATCAGGGGAGACTGCCCGGTATTGCTGGCGGTAACCATCCCATGTCTGATAAAGGCTCTCGACCAGCACTGCGTCTGCATCTCGAGCGACGTCGGGCAGGAGATCAAAACCGCGATTGAGGATCAAGCGAGTGTAGGGGTGTTTCACCTTGAGCTGTTGGATGGCGTGTACCAAGGCGCTCCGGCATGACTCTGCTTTCTCCGGATGAGCGGTGCTGATGAGTTGGGCACTGTCCAGCGTATCGAGGAAGAGACCATCAAAGCCTCGCTGGATGGCCGGCTGTGTCAGATCCTCCAGCACCCACGGGAGCCACTGGGGATGGGTGATATCGAGCACAGAGGAGCTCCAGTTGGGATTGTCCCCAATGATGGGAATGCCGCGTCTTTTCGCAGCCAGCGCTTCGCGACTACCGGGTTGCACCTCCACCATGGAGGCATAGGCCAGCACACTACGTCCACCTCCCTTTAGCTGTGGCAGATCGACCTTGGCGGTGACAGCGATGATGCAGAGATCATGACTGCGCAGAACGGCGCTGTCGGGGATGAGGGAGTAGTCGATGCAGAAGCGTGTTTGCTCCGGCTTCCACACGGGCTGCGCGCGACGAATGGTCTGCTGGCCCCACACGGAAGCTCCGGTTAGTACGGAGAGGATGCCCATGAGAAGTGAGGGGATGGTCACGAGTCGCTGAAGCTTTGAGGTGCGCATATTCAGATCGCGTTTTTTTGGAAAATGCTCAGAAGTTGACCTCGGCGCCGAGAGAAGCCTGCCATGCTCCATCACTTGATGAGGAACCCACACCATCGGAGTCATGGCGGAGATCGAGGTACAGCATGGCGTGATCATTCAGCCAGTACTCCACGCCTGCAGCCACAGTGTATTCCCAGGCCTCATCGGCGAAGTCACGATACACGCCTGCCTGGAAATAGGTGCTCCAGGTGGTATCGATTCGCTTGCTGATGCTGAGCTGGATGCCATGGCGGTTCGTCTCGGGATCCACGAGGCTGTCGAAGATCTCGCGACCATAGTTGGCGGCGACTGCCTTGCGCAGTTCCTCCCCTGCATCAAGTGCGCGGCGAATCTGTTCAGGTGGGCCGAGCTCACGTGTCACGCTATTGGGTAGCTTGGACTCAGCATGGAACCTTGTATAGGTGCCGGAGTAGCCAATCGCGACCTCCGGGCGTTTGCGTGTTTCCGTCAGCAGAATGTAGTCGATGGAGCCACTGATGCCGTAGCTGTCGCCGAGGTCATCGCCATCCACGTGAATGCGGCTGGCGTAGGCTGAGCCGTTGTAGCGCACGCGAGGATGCAAGTATCCCTCCATGGCAAACTCCAGGCGGT contains these protein-coding regions:
- a CDS encoding endo alpha-1,4 polygalactosaminidase, which codes for MGILSVLTGASVWGQQTIRRAQPVWKPEQTRFCIDYSLIPDSAVLRSHDLCIIAVTAKVDLPQLKGGGRSVLAYASMVEVQPGSREALAAKRRGIPIIGDNPNWSSSVLDITHPQWLPWVLEDLTQPAIQRGFDGLFLDTLDSAQLISTAHPEKAESCRSALVHAIQQLKVKHPYTRLILNRGFDLLPDVARDADAVLVESLYQTWDGYRQQYRAVSPDDAKWLLSHVARIQRLGLPVFVVDYVAPNNASLARTTARRIEAQGCIPFVGTPDLQGIPHFQPDEQPSSSEEEVCQ